The proteins below are encoded in one region of bacterium:
- a CDS encoding terpene cyclase/mutase family protein, whose product MPANVSRLFPVFAALCLLLVGCATQKPTSDSSAAAAHPTAQWILACRVGTGGFGCYPGDSAFTSRTGMALEALEALGALEGLPQRDSLVAWLQARQQPDGGFLEAESYFSGKELPWGTKSALEPTYWALHALRMLGAGPTEPEAACTFVLSRQKESGGYDAYEYCFGASPDALFSTFWALGALRELGRALPDSAKTLEWVLAQQETGDNRGGFALDMDWHYGSVAGSYYGMKCLELLGGKPRHPERLRQFLLSMYGQEPDGGFECGHGQGWSQDHFSRTEDTHAAVSVMHLLGRPLEDRDHSRTPLPRTDCVRWLGSVQNADGGFGRFGVNGNIFLPPPSEMRATWQAVLALRLLGAGIPRPAHPVTPVSEVQVHVPQFKHPCVNSADPAEVWAFRRIALPIYEHYYQLTGSRLKALGMVNRWASAAVAPHNGAWITPGRGILMHGWGQCGTMSWLFQELANSLDFATRASFIIADVNCEVKVQEPGWDRAHWCLFVPFTNEFPDPTILPPDSTDSGWSILDMAVNYRLMQQDPERLSPTQIDARLFSRVTIETVDPDSGAWGQEFKVDSTTTYSSAVVDSLYPDRSW is encoded by the coding sequence CGCAGCCGCGCACCCGACCGCCCAGTGGATACTGGCCTGCCGCGTGGGAACGGGCGGCTTCGGCTGCTATCCGGGCGACAGCGCGTTCACCAGCCGCACCGGCATGGCCCTGGAGGCCCTGGAAGCCCTGGGCGCGCTGGAGGGCCTGCCGCAGCGGGACAGCCTGGTGGCTTGGCTGCAGGCGCGCCAGCAGCCGGACGGTGGGTTCCTGGAAGCGGAGAGCTATTTCAGCGGCAAGGAGCTGCCCTGGGGCACGAAAAGCGCCCTGGAGCCAACCTACTGGGCCCTGCACGCCCTGCGGATGCTGGGCGCCGGGCCAACGGAGCCGGAGGCCGCCTGCACCTTCGTGCTGAGCCGCCAGAAAGAAAGCGGTGGCTACGACGCCTACGAGTACTGTTTCGGGGCCAGCCCGGATGCCCTGTTCAGCACATTCTGGGCCCTGGGCGCGCTGCGTGAGCTGGGACGGGCACTGCCGGATTCGGCCAAGACCCTGGAGTGGGTGCTGGCCCAGCAGGAGACCGGCGACAATCGCGGCGGGTTCGCCCTGGACATGGACTGGCATTACGGCTCAGTGGCGGGCAGCTACTACGGAATGAAATGCCTGGAGCTGCTGGGTGGCAAGCCGCGCCATCCGGAGCGTCTGCGCCAGTTCCTGCTCAGCATGTACGGCCAGGAGCCGGATGGCGGGTTCGAGTGCGGCCACGGTCAGGGCTGGAGCCAGGACCATTTCTCGCGCACCGAGGACACCCACGCTGCGGTCAGCGTGATGCACCTTCTGGGCCGCCCGTTGGAGGACCGCGACCACTCGCGCACCCCGCTGCCCCGCACGGACTGCGTGCGCTGGCTGGGCTCGGTGCAGAACGCCGATGGCGGGTTCGGGCGTTTCGGGGTGAACGGGAACATCTTCCTGCCGCCACCCAGCGAGATGCGCGCCACCTGGCAGGCCGTGCTCGCCCTGCGCCTCCTGGGGGCCGGCATCCCGCGGCCGGCGCACCCGGTCACGCCTGTGTCCGAGGTGCAGGTGCATGTCCCGCAGTTCAAGCACCCCTGCGTAAACAGCGCCGACCCGGCCGAGGTCTGGGCTTTCCGCCGGATCGCCCTGCCCATCTACGAGCACTATTATCAGCTTACCGGAAGCCGCCTCAAAGCTTTGGGCATGGTCAACCGCTGGGCCTCGGCGGCAGTGGCCCCGCACAACGGCGCCTGGATCACACCGGGCCGCGGGATACTGATGCACGGCTGGGGCCAGTGCGGCACCATGAGCTGGCTGTTCCAGGAACTGGCCAACAGCCTCGATTTCGCCACGCGGGCGAGCTTCATCATCGCGGATGTCAACTGCGAGGTCAAAGTGCAGGAGCCGGGCTGGGACCGCGCCCACTGGTGCCTGTTCGTCCCGTTCACCAACGAGTTCCCCGACCCCACGATCCTGCCGCCGGACAGCACGGACTCCGGCTGGAGCATCCTGGATATGGCGGTCAACTACCGCCTGATGCAGCAGGACCCCGAGCGGCTCTCGCCCACGCAGATCGACGCGCGGCTGTTCTCCAGGGTGACAATCGAGACCGTGGACCCGGACAGCGGGGCCTGGGGACAGGAATTCAAGGTGGACAGCACCACAACCTACTCCAGCGCGGTAGTGGATTCACTCTACCCGGACCGGAGCTGGTGA
- a CDS encoding universal stress protein, producing MFKHLLVPLDGTPQAEAAVDTAAALAARSGARVTLLHVIESGAPESVHGQRHLRTREEARPYLESVARRFPAGVKVSLHVHEESIEDVAASLADHEGELSPDLLVMCAHGGPRMRDILHGNLAQQTLARGATPILLLKGGAPASFGQVLAPLDGNPEHDERSLPVAAGIAAMYGAGLSLLYVVPEGVAQAGRRTDVSHLLPGASQALLDLEEQEAVAYVERRLAEVRPQVEQSRGAIARGRPVDRIGEYARDQRADLVVLSTHGRAGTQAFWSASVASRLVSRLETALLLIPAGR from the coding sequence ATGTTCAAACACTTGCTCGTACCGCTGGACGGCACGCCGCAGGCCGAGGCGGCCGTGGATACAGCCGCGGCCCTGGCCGCAAGGAGCGGAGCGCGGGTCACCCTTCTGCACGTGATCGAGAGCGGCGCCCCGGAGTCGGTGCACGGCCAGCGCCACCTGCGCACCCGTGAAGAGGCCCGGCCCTACCTGGAGAGCGTGGCCCGGCGGTTCCCGGCCGGAGTGAAAGTGAGTCTGCACGTGCACGAGGAGAGCATCGAGGACGTGGCCGCCTCCCTGGCCGACCACGAGGGCGAGCTGTCGCCCGACCTGCTGGTGATGTGCGCCCACGGGGGCCCGCGCATGCGCGATATCCTGCACGGCAACCTGGCCCAGCAGACCCTGGCGCGCGGGGCCACGCCGATCCTGCTGCTCAAGGGCGGCGCACCCGCTTCGTTCGGGCAGGTGCTGGCCCCGCTGGACGGCAACCCGGAGCACGATGAGCGCTCCCTGCCCGTAGCGGCCGGGATAGCCGCCATGTACGGCGCGGGCTTGAGCCTGCTTTACGTGGTCCCCGAGGGCGTGGCCCAGGCTGGACGGCGCACGGATGTGAGCCACCTTCTGCCCGGCGCCAGCCAGGCCCTGCTGGATCTTGAAGAGCAGGAGGCCGTGGCCTACGTGGAGCGGCGCCTGGCCGAGGTCCGTCCCCAGGTGGAGCAGTCCCGCGGGGCGATTGCCCGCGGCCGCCCGGTGGACCGGATCGGCGAGTACGCCCGCGACCAGAGGGCCGACCTGGTGGTGCTCAGCACCCACGGCCGCGCCGGGACACAGGCTTTCTGGTCGGCCAGCGTGGCCTCACGGCTGGTTTCGCGCCTTGAGACCGCCCTGCTGCTTATACCGGCCGGCAGGTGA
- a CDS encoding Nramp family divalent metal transporter, with translation MPENKEQSQSAPGRADHGTVAAAVEVLSGDSSRKGLGRLMPFLGPAFIASVAYIDPGNFATNLEGGARFGFTLVWVVVASNLIAMLVQTLAAKLGIATGRNLAEMCRERFKPWLVYTMWVVMELVAMATDLAEFLGAAIGFNLLFGMPLWLAGLLTALVTFIILGLERFGFRPLEAVITALVGVVALCYLVEMFIVRPDAALIAGSFLPPKFAGPQSVLLATGILGATVMPHVIFLHSALTQGRIRTREPEKLRRLFRFEVVDVVLAMSVAGAINAAMLIMAAQTFHSRGMVEVNAIEKAYLTLEPILGSMSSQIFAISLLMAGLSSSAVGTMSGQTIMQGFMNRHIPVWLRRVVTMLPALIVIFMGLDPTWTLVMSQVVLSFGLPLAVIPLVMFTARRDLMGVLVNRRVTSWLAWGAAGLIVALNLFLVHQLIMGS, from the coding sequence ATGCCGGAGAACAAAGAACAGAGTCAGAGCGCCCCCGGCCGCGCCGACCACGGGACTGTGGCCGCGGCGGTGGAGGTCCTCTCGGGCGACTCCAGCCGCAAGGGGCTGGGCCGTCTGATGCCGTTCCTGGGACCGGCCTTCATCGCCTCGGTGGCCTACATCGACCCGGGCAATTTCGCCACCAACCTGGAGGGCGGCGCTCGTTTCGGCTTCACCCTGGTCTGGGTGGTGGTGGCCAGCAACCTGATCGCCATGCTGGTGCAGACCCTGGCCGCCAAGCTGGGGATCGCCACGGGCCGCAACCTGGCCGAGATGTGCCGCGAACGGTTCAAGCCCTGGCTGGTCTACACCATGTGGGTGGTGATGGAGCTGGTGGCCATGGCCACCGACCTGGCCGAGTTCCTGGGCGCGGCGATCGGGTTCAACCTGCTGTTCGGCATGCCGCTCTGGCTGGCCGGGCTGCTCACCGCCCTGGTGACATTCATCATCCTGGGCCTGGAGCGCTTCGGCTTCCGTCCGCTGGAGGCGGTGATCACCGCCCTGGTGGGAGTGGTGGCGCTCTGCTACCTGGTGGAGATGTTCATCGTACGGCCGGACGCGGCGCTGATCGCGGGAAGTTTCCTGCCGCCCAAGTTCGCCGGACCGCAGAGCGTGCTACTGGCTACCGGCATCCTGGGGGCCACCGTGATGCCGCACGTGATTTTCCTGCACTCGGCCCTGACCCAGGGGCGAATCCGCACGCGTGAGCCGGAAAAGCTGCGCCGTCTGTTCCGTTTCGAGGTAGTGGACGTGGTGCTGGCGATGAGCGTGGCCGGGGCGATCAACGCCGCCATGCTGATCATGGCCGCCCAGACTTTCCACTCCCGCGGCATGGTCGAGGTCAACGCCATCGAGAAAGCCTACCTGACCCTGGAGCCGATCCTGGGGTCGATGTCCAGCCAGATCTTCGCCATCTCGCTGCTGATGGCCGGGTTGAGTTCCTCGGCGGTGGGAACGATGAGCGGCCAGACGATCATGCAGGGTTTTATGAACCGCCACATCCCGGTCTGGCTGCGGCGGGTGGTTACGATGCTGCCCGCGCTGATCGTGATTTTCATGGGGCTCGATCCCACCTGGACCCTGGTCATGAGCCAGGTGGTGCTCAGTTTCGGCCTGCCGCTGGCGGTGATCCCGCTGGTAATGTTCACCGCCCGGCGCGACCTGATGGGCGTGCTGGTCAACCGCCGTGTCACTTCCTGGCTGGCCTGGGGCGCGGCCGGTCTGATCGTGGCGCTGAACCTGTTTCTGGTCCACCAGCTAATCATGGGGAGCTGA